From the Francisella frigiditurris genome, one window contains:
- a CDS encoding type VI secretion system contractile sheath small subunit, with amino-acid sequence MAIEKIKTKGELERINISHETTVDGVRKKKELPFRTLVMAELSQRSDEYDIERFYKIDNYNIDKAIKSFDISIPVKILDKKDGAYYSKDTEYKINTIRDFDEDRIVENVPEIKNLLILKERVIEFKKQVDMNKKLRKSLEEISKDKNAIIELKEFLGITNEYIMTPIENKNEEGNKNKDGEDNK; translated from the coding sequence ATGGCAATAGAAAAAATAAAAACCAAAGGAGAGTTAGAACGAATAAATATCTCTCATGAAACTACAGTAGATGGAGTACGTAAAAAGAAAGAACTCCCTTTTAGAACGTTAGTTATGGCTGAGTTAAGTCAGAGAAGCGACGAGTATGATATAGAAAGATTTTATAAAATAGATAACTATAATATAGACAAAGCAATAAAATCTTTTGATATATCAATACCTGTAAAAATATTAGATAAAAAGGATGGCGCATATTATTCAAAAGATACTGAATATAAGATAAATACTATTCGTGATTTTGATGAAGATCGTATAGTAGAGAATGTTCCTGAGATAAAAAATTTATTAATTCTAAAAGAGCGCGTTATTGAGTTTAAAAAGCAAGTTGATATGAATAAAAAATTAAGAAAAAGCCTAGAAGAAATTTCTAAAGATAAGAATGCTATTATAGAGCTTAAGGAATTTTTAGGAATTACTAATGAGTATATTATGACTCCTATAGAAAATAAAAATGAAGAAGGTAATAAAAACAAAGATGGAGAGGATAACAAATAA
- a CDS encoding DotU family type IV/VI secretion system protein has translation MEVKIVDLIRQILRSKKNIRDIEDISNIRKELIESLNQLDSLLYLNFMDERDYIMLAMTSVIDEFYSIETNKKNIYWDRVSLLFINEHSLGEKFYEIIDNVFLNKRMPYFVILTYYMCLSHGFVGKYYSEEKKYMLSVYKDKLLNILNEQYPIETVPITSILLKKNLKKRLFFTGAIICINVCLYMFIFYQLLT, from the coding sequence ATGGAAGTAAAAATAGTAGACCTTATTAGACAAATATTAAGATCTAAAAAAAATATTAGAGATATTGAAGATATTTCAAACATAAGAAAAGAATTAATAGAGAGCTTAAATCAACTTGACTCTTTACTTTATCTTAATTTTATGGATGAACGAGATTATATCATGCTAGCCATGACTTCAGTTATTGATGAATTTTACTCTATTGAAACAAATAAAAAAAATATTTATTGGGATAGAGTTAGCTTGTTGTTTATAAATGAGCATAGTTTAGGAGAAAAGTTTTATGAAATTATTGATAACGTTTTTTTAAACAAAAGGATGCCATACTTTGTTATTTTAACTTATTATATGTGCCTTTCACATGGCTTTGTTGGTAAGTATTACTCCGAAGAAAAAAAATATATGTTATCTGTATATAAAGATAAATTATTGAATATTTTAAATGAGCAATATCCTATAGAAACAGTTCCTATTACTAGTATTTTATTGAAAAAAAATTTAAAAAAAAGATTGTTCTTCACAGGAGCAATTATCTGTATAAATGTATGTTTATATATGTTTATATTTTATCAATTGTTAACTTAA